Proteins from a genomic interval of Lycium ferocissimum isolate CSIRO_LF1 chromosome 2, AGI_CSIRO_Lferr_CH_V1, whole genome shotgun sequence:
- the LOC132046570 gene encoding protein LIKE COV 1-like, giving the protein MATPRSDMKDREIELLIPVGCIENNATHSKSSSPSHSPISSSSHHSSGKEAFSKVIRSWTSKKFISGCVILFPIAITFYITWWFIHFVDDFFSPIYNHLGINVFGLGFATSMTFIFFVGVFMSSWLGASLLSLGEWFIKKMPLMSYIYSASKQISSAISPDKTTHAFKEVAIIRHPRLGEYAFGFITSTVILHKNTGTEELCCVYVPTNHLYLGDIFLVNSMDVMRPNLSVREGIEIVISGGMAVPKVLNIQEVQSILSPRVGKFAVPQV; this is encoded by the exons ATGGCGACGCCAAGATCAGATATGAAGGATAGAGAAATAGAGCTTTTGATACCTGTGGGATGCATAGAGAATAATGCCACTCACTCCAaatcttcttctccttctcattcccccatttcctcttcttctcatCACTCCTCTGGCAAAGAG GCATTTAGCAAAGTTATTCGTAGCTGGACTTCGAAAAAGTTCATCAGCGGATG TGTCATCTTATTTCCCATAGCCATAACCTTCTACATCACCTGGTGGTTCATTCATTTTGTGGATGACTTCTTTTCCCCAATCTATAATCATCTCGGAATCAATGTATTTG GCCTTGGATTTGCTACCTCCATGACTTTCATCTTCTTCGTGGGGGTGTTCATGTCCTCATGGTTAGGTGCATCTCTTCTTAGTTTAGGAGAGTGGTTCATAAAAAAAATGCCCCTCATGAGCTATATCTACTCTGCCTCCAAGCAAATTAGCTCAGCAATTTCACCAG ATAAGACTACACATGCCTTTAAAGAAGTGGCCATAATAAGGCATCCGCGGCTTGGTGAGTATGCATTTGGCTTCATCACTTCAACTGTCATACTTCACAAGAATACAGGTACAGAGGAACTTTGTTGTGTTTATGTGCCGACTAATCACCTCTACCTTGGAGATATATTTCTTGTAAATTCTATGGACGTTATGAGGCCCAATCTCTCTGTTCGAGAGGGGATAG AAATTGTTATCTCGGGGGGCATGGCTGTACCAAAGGTACTGAACATACAGGAAGTGCAATCCATTTTGTCTCCAAGAGTTGGAAAATTTGCAGTTCCCCAAGTGTGA